The genomic stretch ATATTCAATTTGCTGAACATTCGATAGCGATAACTGTTGACCGTCTTCGGGCTAAGATTGAGTTGATCAGAGATCTCCGTCACCTTCTGCCCTTTCGTGATCATTATCATGATCTGCAACTCACGCTCAGACAGGCACTCCAACGGTGTTTCCGTCTGCGGCTCCAGCTGGCTTAATGCCATCTGCTGAGCAATGTCCGACGCAATATATCGCTTACCAGCATGCACAGAGCGAATGGCGCAAATCACCTCTTCCGGGGTTGCCCCTTTACTGAGATAACCCGCCGCACCTGCCTGCATCACCTTAGCTGGCAAGGGGTTCTCTGTGTAAATCGTTAGCATTATAACTTTAATTTCAGGGGAAAATCGCACAATTTTGCGCGTTGCCTCAAGACCGCCTATTCCTGGCATGTTCATGTCCATCAGCACAACATCCACACTATTATTACGGCACCATCTGACCGCATCTTCTCCGCACTGCGCCTCACCAACAACCTTGAGGCCTTTGATATCGTCAAGAATGCGCCGTATCCCTGCTCGCACCAGTTCATGGTCATCAACAAGAAAAACGCTAATCAAAGAACAATTCTCCAAAAAGAGTAACACTTACAGACGCGTTTGTTGCAGGTGGTACTACATGGTTTAGAAAAAATGAATACACTTTTTAATTAAAAATGTATTTTTTATTCTACTATGTGGTATTATTGTTTAAGCTCCTGAATGATACCGAGTGCGTATCAGACAAGGAACTCTCCACCATCACAGTATTCATATTTCAAACCTGGTTTTTTAGAGAAACAGACGGCATTACCGTCTAAAAATTTCAAAAAATAAATACAATCAAGAGATTATCAAGTTTTACGAGTATAGGCAATCAGTCACACGACGACTTTTTCCATCATTGTAACCGTCTTGTCACGTTGTTGCACCGACTGTTTACTACAAATAATACACCTGCCCCAAAATATCCATATAAAAGTTGCAATGTTTCTAATCAAACGCATTTAAAAGCCAAAAAATACGTTAACAAAATATAGGCAGAATGTGGCATAAACAGATAAAAACAATACAACTTCACCTTCTGACAGGATTATTTTCCTCGCCAGATGGATTGTCATGTATGGTATAATAGGTCCAAATTTTGTTATGTCGTCGACAAGCATTGGGTGCAGACCACCCTCAGGGGCTGCTCGCCGACTTCCGTTTCCCACAGGAGATTCTATGAATAACAATGACTTCCCGACAGCGTCTATACCAGAAACACTGGCTCATGAAGTGAGCTGTCTGAAAGTACTGACGACGTTGATGCTGAAATCCATCGGTCAGGCTGATGCTGGAAAAGTGATCGTTAACATGGAGAAATACGCGGCTCAACTGGAAGACCCAACCCAGGCCGAGATATTCAACACAACTATTAAGCAAATCAAAACAGTCTACCGCCGCTAATCAAATCCCACCGAACAATATTATAACCGCAATTGTTCGGTGGGTATAAATCACGCTTACCTGATTAATAAAAAAACAGAAATAGAAATAACAATACACAAATACTGACAAGATGATTTATATTTCGTCAGCAAATAAATTTGCCAGATACATATCGGAGCTGTATTTAATCGATTTTATTTACGATGAAATTTTTCGAATGAAATAAAGCAGAACAAGAAATCATCTTAGTAATTAAATTCTTAGAGAAATACTCATATGAGCTTAACGACCGTGCTCATGAAAGGAAGTGTTGGTGGGTCGTATAGGGCTCGAACCTATGACCAATTGATTAAGAGTCAACTGCTCTACCAACTGAGCTAACGACCCAACGGGGACGGATTATTCTCCTCTTAACGCCATCTGTCAAATAGTTCATCCTACTTTTTTCAACCTCGAACTATTCGGCGAACACCTTGTAACCCATCACTATTTTCCGCTCCCGGTTTACTTCACCCTGATGGCAACCCGATGCGGATGGGTAGGTAGCTTTTCCCAGCGTTCACCGGATACCGCTTTACCTGATAGACAGGCGCAATCTTCTCAACTCATCATCAGATGAATACCGTGTTATTATTAATCATTCTGATTTCTTATCACTTGTGGGTGACTCACTCTCCCCTTTATCACGACAGACAGGATCCGGAAACTACAACAAATGACAGAACAAACGCCTCATTCCCCGGATAACACCGGGCATAGCGACCTGCGGCGCAATCTCACCAACCGCCACATCCAGTTAATCGCCATCGGTGGCGCTATTGGCACCGGCCTATTTATGGGGTCGGGAAAAACGATCAGTCTTGCCGGCCCATCGATCATATTTGTTTATATGATCATCGGTTTCATGCTGTTTTTTGTTATGCGTGCGATGGGAGAACTACTGCTCTCCGACCTTAATTACAAGTCATTTAGTGATTTTGCTGCCGACTTGCTCGGACCGTGGGCCGGATTTTTTACCGGCTGGACATACTGGTTTTGCTGGGTGGTCACTGGTATTGCCGATGTCGTCGCCATCAGTGCCTATGCACAATTCTGGCTGCCGGATTTATCACAGTGGATTAGCTCTCTGCTTTGTGTGTTACTGCTCCTGACGTTGAATCTGGCTACCGTTAAGCTGTTTGGCGAAATGGAGTTCTGGTTCGCCATGATTAAGATAGTCGCCATCGTCGCACTCATCGTGATCGGTGCCGGACTGGTTATCATGCACTTCACCTCACCTTCTGGTGCGGTCGCATCCGTGAGCAATCTGTGGCAAGACGGGGGATTTTTTCCGAAAGGGCTCAGCGGCTTTTTCGCCGGCTTTCAAATCGCGGTTTTTGCCTTTGTTGGTATAGAACTGGTTGGCACCACCGCGGCAGAAACTAAAAATCCTAATGTGGTGCTGCCACGTGCTATTAACGCCATCCCCATACGCATCATCATGTTCTACGTCTTTGCGCTGATCATGATTATGTCCGTGACGCCGTGGAGTCATATCGCAGCCGATCGCAGTCCGTTTGTGGAAATGTTTGTCCTGGTAGGGTTACCGGCGGCGGCCAGCGTCATTAACTTTGTGGTACTGACATCCGCAGCGTCTTCCGCCAATAGTGGGGTCTTCTCTACCAGTCGCATGCTGTTCGGGTTGGCCAGACAAGGGGACGCACCGGCACGCTTTGGCCAGCTCTCTAAACGCGCCGTACCTTCAGCAGGCCTGCTCTTTTCATGCCTGTGCCTACTTTCCGGTGTGGTGTTGATCTATTTAATTCCCAACGTCATGACGGTGTTTACTCTGGTCACGACCGTGTCCGCCATTTTGTTCATGTTCGTATGGAGCATTATCCTATGCTCTTATCTGGCGTACCGTCGGCATCGCCCACAGCTACACCAGTCCTCTTCATACAAAATGCCATGCGGTATTGTGATGAGTTGGGCTTGTCTGGCTTTCTTTGCTTTCGTACTGGTATTACTGACGCTGCAGCCAGATACACTACAGGCATTGATGGTGACACCGGTGTGGTTTGTCGTGTTGGCGATAGCCTACCAGCTTATTCGCCGTCGTAGAGCACAGGTTGAGGCGTAAACCCCAAACGCTAAAAAAGTCTGGAATTCAATACGGTCAGCTACACCTGCTGGTATAGCTGACCGTATCCGATTAAACACTTACTGTTTGTCGTACACCGTTCACCGCATGCTTTGCTTGTTCGCACTGATTCAAAATAGTTTGTGCATGTGAATACAGAATCTTGCCCGCTTCAGTCGGCGTTACGCCACGACGACTACGTACCAGCAATTGCTTCTCCATTTCGCTTTCGAGCGTGGCAACTTGCTGGCTCAGCGCTGGTTGCGCAATATGCAACATTTCAGCGGCCTGGGTCAGGCTGCCAATATCAACGATTTTTACAAAGTATTTGAGCCGTCTCAGATTCATGTGTACCTCCCGAATAGTTACGGCTTAGTAGTAGCAAGAAGCGCGCCAGATCATTTCACTATTATCAAAAAAAGTGCTCCCATGGCTTAACCCACTTAAAAATAAGTAAAAGCAATGGTGATAGCCGCAACAGTAACAATACTAATTCCCCACCATGAACCGCTACCCACCCGTAACGTGGCCCACTCGCACCAAAGTAGTGCAAAGATTGCTATCTGAAAGTGCATTCCTGAACAATGTCGACCATCGCCTGGTGTGAAAAACGCCGACTACCGCAATAATTTCAATAATTTGATTATAAGTTCAGCAAACAGTCATCCCCAGCGCTATCATGCTTTGACAAGCACTCAGGCTGCCGCTATCATCCACACCACTTAGCGATTCCTCTGTAGTTCAGTCGGTAGAACGGCGGACTGTTAATCCGTATGTCACTGGTTCGAGTCCAGTCAGAGGAGCCAAATTCAACGCCTTGCAGTTCATAAAGAACTGCGAGGCGTTTTTCTTTGTATGGCCCGACACTCCGTTATGTCATCGCCGTGCTGTCAGGTTCAGGTTCATCATCGTGGAGGCATTAATCAGATATGACGTCAGATAATGATTAATGTTCAGCCTAATAAGCCGTGATAATCAGCCCATGTTAATTAAGCAGTATTAATTATCTGCTTATAATAGAAAAACTAACGTGACAATCAATTATTGTTATTTTCCTGCTGCTTATTTTATTTCTTACTTAGAATAAAACCTGATACAAAAGTCAATAAACCGGCCCGAGAATAATACCTGTACAGACTTATATCCCCTCCCCTATACTCGCGATAATGCGCTACCGGCCAGCCGATATTGACTATCACAATCTTATGCAAAAAGAGCGGTAAGACATCCTACCTTCAGTGCCGCGCACGCATCGGGTAAGGAATAATAGACAATAAAAGTCGGCTAAGAGGTTATTTTTCACACCACTATTAATTACCGTAATAAATCACAAGGATGAAATTACATCAGAGAATTCTGGTGCACACAGGAGGGAGTCATGAGGATATTTTTATCCACGCTGGGATCTGCCGGAGATGTTTATCCATTCATTATAATAGGTGAAGCATTAAAGAATGCCGGACTGGAGGTTTACCTTTGTACCAATCCTTATTTTGAAAAAACGGCAAAAGAAAGAGGATTACAGTTTATCCCGGTAGGTAGTAGCGAGGAATATTTACGTGCCGTTAATTCACAACGCTTATGGAATCAAAAATCCGCATTCAGTGAAATGGTGATGTATATGAATGCCCAACAGCAAGCCGCTTATGATGCGCTGGAACCGTGGGTCGACAGTAACTCGGTCATTCTCACCTCTCTCTGGTCGTTCTCCGCCAAAATGTTCAGCGAAACCCGTGGCTGCTGTGTTATCCCGGTGCGCGTCACGCCATCAACATTTATCTCCAGTTACGATCCCCCCTATCACCGCCAACTGGCCTGGGGCCGTCTGTTACCGATTCGGCTGCGCCGCCTGTTTTTGCATCTCGCAGAGAAATACCTGATTGACAGAACACTGGCACCTTTTATCAATCGCTTTAGAAATCAACTACGATTACCGCGTATCGAACGTGTACTGACCTCCTGGGCACATCGTACGGACTCGACGTTACTGTGTTTGTTTCCTGAGTGGTTCGCCTCCCCCTTGCCAGACTGGCCGCCACATATCCGTCAGGTAGGATTTCCGTTGTTTAACCTGCTGGATAATCAGCAAGATGACTCTCTGGCGCAGTTTATTGCACAGGGGCCGACCATCATGTTTATGCCGAGTTGGGCGCTCAGTAGCAAACAGGCATTGATGGTTTCTCTGGTAAAAAAAATCCGCCGACGTGGTTATCAATGTTTAATCGTTGGCAAGCCCAATGATGACTTAGCAAACGATACCGGTATCCGTATCGAACGCCATGTCAATCTGAACCACTACTTGCATCGGTGTGCGGCCATTATCCATCACGGCGGTATCGGTACGATGGCGCAATCCTTCGCCGCCGGTATCCCCCAATTGGTGATACCCAGTGCCTTTGATCAGTTCGATAACGCGCGTCGGGTGACAGCCATGAAGTGTGGTGCCTGGCTTAAAGACAACGAGATCGACAGGTTCGAGGAGACATTACACCAACTGCTGGACGACCCCGAGATCGCAGAGAATTGCCAGCGCATTCGCCAGCAATGCCTTCCCGGGCAGGTTGTCGGTGAGCAAATCGTCACAACGGTATGCGATGCCTATGCCAGGCATACCGCAAAATCCCATTCATCCCCAGGTTAATCCCTCTTCGGGTCATGCTCTACTGAACACACCGTTGGACTCACGCCTTATCAGGCTAAGACAGCACAAATCGGTAACATTCTTGATGATTTTCCAGGTATTGCATGCTGTCGCAGCTACACTGAAAGCGTCATCGTGTTCAGCAATAAAGTGGCACGCGGCATGCATTATAGAGACACAACCACAACGATACTCAAAGACAACAACATCAATCCGGTAACAAGGGGGTTTTATGGCATCGGGAAAATGGCTGCTACCGTTAAGTCTGACGGCATTACTGGTCAGCGGTGCAGTCCACGCGGTTTCCATACCGGCAGTGGAAGCGAAAAACGGTATGGTGGTCACCTCACAGTACCTCGCATCACAAGTTGGTGTCGATATTCTGAAAATGGGGGGGAACGCCATTGATGCGGCGGTAGCGGTCGGTTATGCGCAGGCCGTCGTCAATCCCTGCTGCGGCAACATCGGCGGTGGTGGATTTATGACAATCCATCTGGCAGATGGTCAGGATACGTTTATCAATTTCCGTGAAACAGCGCCTGCCGCCGCGTCCGCCAATATGTATCTGGATGCGAACGGCAACGTTAAAAAGGATGCCAGTCTGTATGGCTATCTGGCAGCGGGTGTTCCCGGTACGGTACTGGGGCTGGAAACGGCCCGCGAAAAATACGGCAAGCTGACCCGCGCGCAGGTTATGGCACCGGCCATCAAACTGGCGCGAGAAGGTTTTGTTTTGACACGCGGCGATACTGATATCCTCGACACGACTGTCAAACGGTTTAAGCAAGATCCCGAGTCTGCGCGCATTTTTCTGCGCCCGGACGGCTCCGCCTTACAACCGGGCGACCGACTGGTACAGACTGACTTAGCCAACACATTACAGGCGATATCCGACAAAGGCCCTGATGCGTTCTACCACGGCACCCTTCCTCAGGTTATCGAGGAAGCGTCCAAAAAAGGGGGGGGTATCCTGACAGCGGCCGATTTCGCCAACTATCGGGTAACGGAAACCAAACCTATCACCTGTAGCTATCGCGGTTATCAGTTCATCTCATCACCACCGCCCAGTTCCGGTGGGATCACGATGTGTGAAACACTCAATATTCTCGAAGGTTACGACCTTAAGAGTATGGGATTTAACTCGGCGCAAGCTATCCATGTGATGACTGAAGCCATGCGACACGCTTACATGGACCGCAACACCTATCTGGGTGACCCGGCATTCGTTAAAAACCCCACGGAACGGCTGTTGAGCAAAGACTATGCAGCCCAAATCCGCAAAAAAATCGACGAGACCAACGCCACACCGTCTGAACAGGTCAAACCCGGCATGGAACCGCATGAAAAACCGGAAACCACCCACTATTCGATCGTCGATAATCTGGGGAATGCCGTCTCTACCACTTATACGGTGAACGGCCGCTTCGGCGCGGTCGTTATCGCTCCCGGCACCGGATTCTTCCTTAACGACGAGATGGATGACTTCACTGTCAAAGTCGGGGAGAAGAACCTGTATGGACTGGTGCAAGGAGAACGCAACGCCATTGCCCCGGGTAAACGCCCGTTGTCGTCAATGAGCCCGTCACTGGTGACCAAAGACGGCAAAATCTTCCTGGTACTGGGCTCACCGGGTGGGTCGCGGATTATCAGCATTACGCTGCAAAGCGCGCTGAATATTCTTGATTTTGGCATGCTGCCGCAAGAAGCGGTGGATGCACCGCGCATCCACCACCAGTGGTTACCCGATGAGGTGTACTACGAACAACGAGGTCTGTCAGCCGATACCCTCAAGCTGTTAAAAGAACGCGGCTATAAAATGGTAGAACAGACCCCTTGGGGTGCCACCGAACTGATCATGGTCGGTCTGCCCGGTGTGGAGGGAGTCATCCCTGCTAACTCCGGCAACGACTCAGCCGTGTCTGGCAAGGTTCGTGAAGGGTATCTGTACGGCGCCAACGATTCACGCCGACCCGCCGGCGCCGCTATCGGTTACTGATAACCCGGTAACCACGCTTGTTCTGTAGTTTGTTCTGTACTACGGGTGTCCGGTACCACGCCGGGCGCCCGCTCCGAGAGTCGAAATACCCCTACGGCCTGCACCAGTTCTTCTGCCTGCCCACTCAAACTTCCCGCTGCTGCCGCCATCTCTTCGACCAGCGCCGCGTTTTGCTGGGTCGTGCGCTCCATGCTCACCACCGCCTCGCCAATCTGCGATACGCCACTACTCTGTTCGTGGCTGGCTGAGCTGATCTCCCCCATAATGTCGGTCACCCGGCGGATACTATTGACCACATCATGCATGGTACTACCGGCTTTATCAGCCAGCGTGCTGCCGCTTTCGATGCGCTCGACACTGCTGGAAATCAGCGTTTTGATCTCACGGGCTGACTCTGCACTGCGCTGCGCCAGCGCCCGCACCTCACCCGCCACCACCGAGAATCCACGACCTTGTTCACCGGCACGGGCCGCTTCCACCGCCGCATTCAGCGCCAGAATGTTGGTTTGAAACGCGATACCGTCGATAACACTGATGATGTCAGCAATACGCTGGGCGCTATCATTGATCTCCCGCATGGTGTCCACCACCTCAGTGACCACGCTTCCACCCTGCTCCGCCACCTGACTAGCCGTCTGGGCCAGCTGATTTGCCTGACGGGCATTATCCGCATTCTGTTTCACCGTCGCGGATAGTTGCTCCATCGACGCGGCCGTCTGCTCCAGCGCGCTAGCCTGGGATTCCGTACGTGCAGACAAATCATGATTGCCATGCGCGATTTCACCACTGGCCATCCTCACCGATTCAGCACCATGACGCACCTGTGTGACAATGCGTCCCAGACTTTCCTGCATATGCGACAACGTATTGAGTACGACGGTAATTTCATCACGCCCACGGACGATGATCGGGTAGGTTAAATCGCCATTCGCG from Dickeya zeae NCPPB 2538 encodes the following:
- the cycA gene encoding D-serine/D-alanine/glycine transporter, giving the protein MTEQTPHSPDNTGHSDLRRNLTNRHIQLIAIGGAIGTGLFMGSGKTISLAGPSIIFVYMIIGFMLFFVMRAMGELLLSDLNYKSFSDFAADLLGPWAGFFTGWTYWFCWVVTGIADVVAISAYAQFWLPDLSQWISSLLCVLLLLTLNLATVKLFGEMEFWFAMIKIVAIVALIVIGAGLVIMHFTSPSGAVASVSNLWQDGGFFPKGLSGFFAGFQIAVFAFVGIELVGTTAAETKNPNVVLPRAINAIPIRIIMFYVFALIMIMSVTPWSHIAADRSPFVEMFVLVGLPAAASVINFVVLTSAASSANSGVFSTSRMLFGLARQGDAPARFGQLSKRAVPSAGLLFSCLCLLSGVVLIYLIPNVMTVFTLVTTVSAILFMFVWSIILCSYLAYRRHRPQLHQSSSYKMPCGIVMSWACLAFFAFVLVLLTLQPDTLQALMVTPVWFVVLAIAYQLIRRRRAQVEA
- a CDS encoding glycosyltransferase, with amino-acid sequence MRIFLSTLGSAGDVYPFIIIGEALKNAGLEVYLCTNPYFEKTAKERGLQFIPVGSSEEYLRAVNSQRLWNQKSAFSEMVMYMNAQQQAAYDALEPWVDSNSVILTSLWSFSAKMFSETRGCCVIPVRVTPSTFISSYDPPYHRQLAWGRLLPIRLRRLFLHLAEKYLIDRTLAPFINRFRNQLRLPRIERVLTSWAHRTDSTLLCLFPEWFASPLPDWPPHIRQVGFPLFNLLDNQQDDSLAQFIAQGPTIMFMPSWALSSKQALMVSLVKKIRRRGYQCLIVGKPNDDLANDTGIRIERHVNLNHYLHRCAAIIHHGGIGTMAQSFAAGIPQLVIPSAFDQFDNARRVTAMKCGAWLKDNEIDRFEETLHQLLDDPEIAENCQRIRQQCLPGQVVGEQIVTTVCDAYARHTAKSHSSPG
- a CDS encoding methyl-accepting chemotaxis protein, producing the protein MKISTRLWSFTGMLSLGILIMGAIGMFTAEKANHSLKTVYEDRTVVLAQLEKMEWLMQRNRILLMDMLLLPDAGNKQQRVEELNQNTTRIDQVWREYRATYLTPDETRLADQFAENLQRYNREGIQPTDSAIRAGQMEQAMRLYDSKVSPLEKQSHAILSQLVTLQVDVAKEEYTDSVQRYQWLKTLAILAVLAGISGAVVFGWLMVRGIVRSLLQAQSAAEAVANGDLTYPIIVRGRDEITVVLNTLSHMQESLGRIVTQVRHGAESVRMASGEIAHGNHDLSARTESQASALEQTAASMEQLSATVKQNADNARQANQLAQTASQVAEQGGSVVTEVVDTMREINDSAQRIADIISVIDGIAFQTNILALNAAVEAARAGEQGRGFSVVAGEVRALAQRSAESAREIKTLISSSVERIESGSTLADKAGSTMHDVVNSIRRVTDIMGEISSASHEQSSGVSQIGEAVVSMERTTQQNAALVEEMAAAAGSLSGQAEELVQAVGVFRLSERAPGVVPDTRSTEQTTEQAWLPGYQ
- a CDS encoding DUF2594 family protein, which produces MNNNDFPTASIPETLAHEVSCLKVLTTLMLKSIGQADAGKVIVNMEKYAAQLEDPTQAEIFNTTIKQIKTVYRR
- the ggt gene encoding gamma-glutamyltransferase codes for the protein MASGKWLLPLSLTALLVSGAVHAVSIPAVEAKNGMVVTSQYLASQVGVDILKMGGNAIDAAVAVGYAQAVVNPCCGNIGGGGFMTIHLADGQDTFINFRETAPAAASANMYLDANGNVKKDASLYGYLAAGVPGTVLGLETAREKYGKLTRAQVMAPAIKLAREGFVLTRGDTDILDTTVKRFKQDPESARIFLRPDGSALQPGDRLVQTDLANTLQAISDKGPDAFYHGTLPQVIEEASKKGGGILTAADFANYRVTETKPITCSYRGYQFISSPPPSSGGITMCETLNILEGYDLKSMGFNSAQAIHVMTEAMRHAYMDRNTYLGDPAFVKNPTERLLSKDYAAQIRKKIDETNATPSEQVKPGMEPHEKPETTHYSIVDNLGNAVSTTYTVNGRFGAVVIAPGTGFFLNDEMDDFTVKVGEKNLYGLVQGERNAIAPGKRPLSSMSPSLVTKDGKIFLVLGSPGGSRIISITLQSALNILDFGMLPQEAVDAPRIHHQWLPDEVYYEQRGLSADTLKLLKERGYKMVEQTPWGATELIMVGLPGVEGVIPANSGNDSAVSGKVREGYLYGANDSRRPAGAAIGY
- the uvrY gene encoding UvrY/SirA/GacA family response regulator transcription factor; translated protein: MISVFLVDDHELVRAGIRRILDDIKGLKVVGEAQCGEDAVRWCRNNSVDVVLMDMNMPGIGGLEATRKIVRFSPEIKVIMLTIYTENPLPAKVMQAGAAGYLSKGATPEEVICAIRSVHAGKRYIASDIAQQMALSQLEPQTETPLECLSERELQIMIMITKGQKVTEISDQLNLSPKTVNSYRYRMFSKLNINGDVELTHLAIRHGLFNAETLISSD